The Cellulomonas oligotrophica sequence GGGGGCATGACGCCTTCCCTCTCGTGTCGTGGGCCGACGCCGTGGGCGATGACCCGGTTGCAGGCCCCGCGGTGGCGGGGACCGGTCAGCAGGTCAGATCTTCGAGACCTGGCTGAAGGACAGCTCGACCGGGGTCTCCCGGCCGAAGAGCGAGACGAGGACCTTGAGCTTCTGGTTCTCAGGGTTGATCTCGGAGATCGTCGCGGGCAGCGTGTCGAACGGGCCGCCGTCGGTGACGGTGACGGACTCGCCGACCACGAAGTCGACCTCGACCGGGGTCGCGGACTGCTTCTGCGACTGCTGCGCGGGGGCCTTGGTCTCCAGGCTCGGCGCGAGCATGGAGAAGACCTCGTCGAGCGTCAGCGGAACGGGCTGGTGCGTGTGGCCGACGAACCCGGTGACGCCGGGCGTGTGGCGCACGGCGCCCCACGACTCGTCGGTGAGGTCCATGCGGACGAGGACGTAGCCGGGGATCCGCACGCGCTTGACGACCTTGCGCTGCGCGTTCTTGATCTCGACGACCTCTTCCATCGGCACCTCGACCTGGAAGATGTAGTCCTCCATGTTGAGGCTCTGCGTGCGCGACTCGAGGTTGGTCTTCACGCGGTTCTCGTACCCGGCGTACGAGTGGATGACGAACCAGTCGCCGGGCAGGCGGCGGAGCTTGGTCTTGAACGCGGCGACGGGGTCCTCGTCGGGGTCGGGCTCGTCGGCGACGGGCGCCTCGTCCTCGTCGTCCGCCGGCTCGGCCTCGGGCGCGTCGTCCTGCGACGTCTCGTCGGCGTCGGTCACGTCGTCGGCGTCGACGTCGTCCCCTGCGCCGGTCTCGACGGCCTCGACCGACGCGAGCGCGTCCGCCAGCTCGGCCTCGGCACCCGGCGTGGGCTCCTGCGACTCCTGCGACACGTGCAACCTGCTTTCTCCGGTGGTCCGTCCGACGACGGGCGTCGGTGCGTGCGCCCGGCCGTGGCCGTGCGCGGTGGGGTGGGCGCCGGCTCTGCCGGCAGGCCTCACCCGAAGACGAGGAAGGCGAGCTGGCCGACGCCGAGGTCGACCAGCGTCACGAACGCCATCACGACGGCGACGAAGACGAGGACGACGCCCGTGTACGTCAGCAGCTCCTGCCGCGTCGGGCGCACGACCTTCTTGAGCTCGGCGACGACCTGACGGACGAAGAGCGCGATCCGGGCGAACAGGCCGCGGCGCTCCTGGCGCCGGGGTGCGGACCCGCTCGCGCGCGGCGCCGAACCCTCGGCGTCGGACGCAGCGGCGGCAGCGGTATCGCTCACGTCGTGCCCCTCGTTCGTATGTGCTGGCGACGGGCACCGGTGGGTGCCCGGGACGCACGGACGAACCGACGCGACGCGCCGGACCGTCCGGCGGTCCTGCTCACGAGCCGGTCCGGCCCGTCGAGAAGCTCGATGGACCGGACCGGTCCGCGTGCGCAGGGCAGACAGGACTCGAACCTGCAACCTGCGGTTTTGGAGACCGCTGCGCTACCAATTGCGCCACTGCCCTTCGGTGGACCGACATCATCCACGATGAACGACCATCCGTCACGGAGATCAGCACCACCGCTCCCCGTGGGCGCGGCAGCACCCGTGCGGGGGCGTGGCTCATCATGGCGGACGTCAACCGCCGGTGGCCCACTGTACGCGACGGTCACGGCTGGGTCGAACCGCCGACGGCGCACCACCGCACCGGGCGGCGCGCCCACCTGCCGAAAGCCCTGGCGCCGTGCGGCCCCCACGGTGCGAGGATGGCACCGTGAGCGAGCAGAGCACCTCGACGACGACCTCCTCCCGCCCGCGCGTCTCGGCGCGCCTGGCCGCGATCGCCGAGTCGGCGACGCTCGCGGTCGACGCCAAGGCCAAGGCGCTCAAGGCCGCCGGCCGGCCCGTCATCGGCTTCGGCGCCGGCGAGCCCGACTTCCCCACGCCGCAGTACGTGGTCGACGCCGCCGTCGCCGCGTGCCAGGACCCCGCGAACCACCGGTACACGCCCGCCGCGGGCCTGCCCGCGCTGCGCGAGGCGGTCGCCGCCAAGACGCTGCGGGACTCCGGCTACGAGATCCGCCCCGCCGACGTGCTGGTCACCAACGGCGGCAAGCAGGCGGTCTACCAGGCGTTCGCGGCCGTCCTCGACCCGGGCGACGAGGTCCTGCTGCCCGCGCCGTACTGGACGACCTACCCCGAGGCGATCCGGCTCGCGGGCGCCGTGCCGGTGGAGGTGTTCGCCGGCGTCGACCAGGGGTACCTCGTCACCGTCGAGCAGCTCGAGGCCGCGCGGACGCCG is a genomic window containing:
- the nusG gene encoding transcription termination/antitermination protein NusG; the encoded protein is MSQESQEPTPGAEAELADALASVEAVETGAGDDVDADDVTDADETSQDDAPEAEPADDEDEAPVADEPDPDEDPVAAFKTKLRRLPGDWFVIHSYAGYENRVKTNLESRTQSLNMEDYIFQVEVPMEEVVEIKNAQRKVVKRVRIPGYVLVRMDLTDESWGAVRHTPGVTGFVGHTHQPVPLTLDEVFSMLAPSLETKAPAQQSQKQSATPVEVDFVVGESVTVTDGGPFDTLPATISEINPENQKLKVLVSLFGRETPVELSFSQVSKI
- the secE gene encoding preprotein translocase subunit SecE translates to MSDTAAAAASDAEGSAPRASGSAPRRQERRGLFARIALFVRQVVAELKKVVRPTRQELLTYTGVVLVFVAVVMAFVTLVDLGVGQLAFLVFG